In Stigmatopora nigra isolate UIUO_SnigA chromosome 18, RoL_Snig_1.1, whole genome shotgun sequence, one genomic interval encodes:
- the foxi1 gene encoding forkhead box protein I1, with protein sequence MWIMNAFGPQQASSQQSSTSHPSHELLDMAVYCDNYSLYQHQNLHQLHHPQRPPNHPTSYGLSDYAAPPTNPYLWLNNSPASSYLHGGCGSGGGGGGGGGSTFLQSAGFGSSGQRQLLTGHGGLAGADLGWLSISSQQELFKMVRPPYSYSALIAMAIQNAQDKKLTLSQIYQYVAENFPFYKKSKAGWQNSIRHNLSLNDCFKKVARDEDDPGKGNYWTLDPNCEKMFDNGNFRRKRKRRADITTTVTDKPDSDARQKVADTASLLSSSPPSLGGSPASTEPRSSPPNSAEHSPCFAGLASSVNTLLGAEATSRVPERDFSSEFPQNRECMSGLGSYSPPSLFADGRMNYYNLSNHFTVNNLIYNREGTEV encoded by the exons ATGTGGATTATGAACGCCTTTGGACCACAGCAAGCTTCCAGCCAGCAGAGCAGCACTAGCCACCCCTCCCACGAGCTCCTGGACATGGCCGTGTACTGTGACAACTACAGCTTGTACCAGCACCAGAACCTTCACCAACTCCATCACCCTCAAAGACCCCCTAACCACCCTACCAGCTACGGCCTAAGCGACTACGCCGCCCCGCCCACTAACCCTTACCTGTGGTTGAACAACTCCCCTGCCTCGTCCTACCTGCACGGCGGCTGCGGTAGCGGaggaggcggtggcggcggtggcggctcAACATTCCTCCAGTCTGCCGGCTTCGGCTCCAGCGGTCAACGGCAGCTCCTCACGGGCCATGGCGGGCTGGCAGGCGCCGATTTAGGCTGGTTGTCCATTTCCAGTCAACAGGAGCTCTTCAAGATGGTCCGACCACCATACTCGTACTCGGCGTTAATCGCCATGGCTATTCAGAACGCGCAGGATAAGAAGTTGACTTTAAGTCAGATTTACCAGTACGTGGCTGAAAATTTCCCTTTTTATAAGAAGAGTAAAGCCGGTTGGCAGAATTCTATCCGGCACAATTTGTCACTCAATGATTGCTTCAAGAAAGTTGCTCGGGATGAGGATGACCCCG GTAAAGGCAACTACTGGACGCTAGACCCCAACTGCGAGAAAATGTTCGACAATGGCAACTTTCGGCGTAAGCGAAAAAGGCGAGCCGACATCACCACCACGGTGACCGACAAGCCCGACTCGGACGCCCGGCAAAAAGTGGCTGACACGGCCAGCTTGTTGAGCTCGTCCCCGCCAAGCCTCGGCGGTTCTCCGGCCTCTACGGAGCCGCGCTCGTCGCCGCCCAACTCGGCCGAACACAGTCCGTGTTTCGCCGGGTTGGCGTCTAGCGTCAACACGCTGTTAGGAGCCGAGGCCACGTCCAGGGTCCCAGAGCGGGATTTTAGCTCAGAGTTTCCTCAAAACCGTGAGTGCATGTCCGGACTGGGCTCCTACTCGCCGCCGTCCTTATTTGCTGATGGTAGAATGAACTATTACAACCTCAGCAATCACTTTACTGTCAACAACCTCATATACAACCGGGAAGGAACTGAAGTTTAA